In Cydia strobilella chromosome 8, ilCydStro3.1, whole genome shotgun sequence, one DNA window encodes the following:
- the LOC134743517 gene encoding proliferation-associated protein 2G4 — MADDKEVEKTIAEDLVVTKYKLAGQIVNRVLEQVLAKCVPDASAREICEFGDKTILDETSKVFKKEKDSKKGIAFPTCVSVNNCICHFSPIPSETDYILKQGDLVKVDLGAHIEGFIAVVAHTVCVGVGEVTGRAADVLLAAHYASEAALRLLRPDNENYAVTDAVQKISAEFGCKPVEGMLSHQLKQFRIDGEKSIIQNPSEAQRKEHEKCTLETYDVYAMDVLVSTGEGVGREMDTRCTIYKKTEEIYQLKLKASRMFYSEVRNKHGSMPFNLRSFDKETSARLGVVECVNHKLIEPFQVLYERPGELVAQFKFTALLLPGGTHRITGLPFDKAGCKSERAVKDPELQSLLNSSAKANKKKKKKTAEEPMEVETVA; from the exons ATGGCTGACGATAAAGAAGTGGAAAAAACGATCGCAGAGGACTTGGTTGTGACCAAGTATAAACTTGCCGGACAAATTGTGAACC GTGTTCTAGAGCAAGTTCTTGCAAAATGCGTGCCGGACGCGTCTGCGCGAGAGATTTGCGAGTTCGGAGACAAGACTATCCTTGATGAGACCTCAAAGGTGTTCAAGAAGGAGAAAGACTCCAAAAAAGGCATCGCATTCCCAACATGCGTGTCGGTAAACAACTGTATATGTCACTTCTCACCCATCCCTAGTGAAACTGACTACATTCTGAAACAGGGTGATTTGGTGAAAGT AGATTTGGGTGCACACATAGAGGGCTTCATTGCAGTAGTGGCACACACCGTCTGCGTGGGAGTTGGTGAGGTGACTGGCCGTGCCGCGGATGTTCTCCTAGCTGCTCATTATGCAAGTGAAGCTGCTTTGAGATTGCTACGACCAGACAATGAG AATTACGCGGTAACTGATGCTGTCCAGAAGATCTCAGCAGAATTTGGCTGCAAGCCCGTAGAGGGCATGCTGTCGCACCAGCTGAAACAGTTCCGCATCGACGGAGAGAAGAGCATCATTCAGAACCCCTCGGAAGCGCAGCGCAAGGAGCATGAGAAGTGCACACTTGAGACCTATGACGTGTACGCCATGGATGTCCTGGTTTCCACGGGAGAGGGtgtt ggTCGTGAAATGGACACGCGGTGTACGATATACAAGAAGACCGAGGAGATATATCAGTTGAAACTGAAGGCATCTAGAATGTTCTACAGTGAG GTACGCAATAAGCACGGGTCCATGCCGTTCAACCTCAGGAGCTTCGACAAGGAGACCAGCGCGAGATTAGGTGTCGTCGAGTGCGTCAACCACAAACTTATCGAGCCTTTCCAG GTCCTGTACGAGCGGCCCGGCGAGCTGGTGGCGCAGTTCAAGTTCACGGCGCTGCTGCTGCCGGGCGGCACGCACCGCATCACCGGCCTGCCCTTCGACAAGGCCGGCTGCAAGAGCGAGCGCGCGGTCAAGGACCCCGAGCTCCAG TCCCTCCTGAACTCCTCTGCGAAAGCCaataagaagaagaaaaagaagactGCCGAGGAACCTATGGAAGTCGAAACCGTTGCCTAG